From Paracoccus aminovorans, one genomic window encodes:
- a CDS encoding glycosyltransferase: MGGPFRDSSVSREPLLSKADPPVPTVAAIVVTFNRREQLQKTVARLLAEPVDRLLVVENGSTDGSRAWLAALTDPRLTVIEMAQNGGGALGFETGMREARRRFDPDWLLLMDDDARPCPGAIARFRQGLAANRWPGAEALAAAVRFPDGGICEMNRPWVNPFASPGVFLRVLAGGGRAAFHIPDAAYETEAPRPLDGTSFVGFFVSRAGAIRAGYPDGRLFIYGDDVLYTLGLTQAGGRLLFAPDLAFEHECGTQRAGAIPSPLWKVYYTYRNRWLIYRRAAGAWIFPLLMTAMLPRWLAIGGALPRPERRTCRRLVRLAIKDALHGNFTRSHAEIVALAKPGTPAPPSKKLRDG; this comes from the coding sequence GTGGGCGGGCCATTCCGTGACAGCAGCGTTTCCCGTGAGCCCCTCTTGAGCAAGGCCGATCCTCCCGTCCCGACCGTCGCAGCCATCGTCGTCACCTTCAATCGAAGGGAACAGTTGCAAAAGACCGTGGCGCGGCTTCTGGCCGAGCCGGTCGACCGCCTGCTGGTGGTCGAGAACGGCTCGACCGACGGCAGCCGCGCCTGGCTCGCCGCGCTTACGGATCCTCGGCTGACCGTAATCGAGATGGCCCAGAACGGCGGAGGCGCCTTGGGATTCGAGACCGGGATGCGCGAGGCCAGGCGCCGTTTCGATCCGGACTGGCTGCTACTGATGGATGACGACGCCCGCCCCTGCCCGGGCGCCATCGCCCGCTTCCGGCAAGGTCTGGCGGCGAACCGCTGGCCGGGCGCCGAGGCGCTGGCCGCGGCGGTCCGGTTTCCCGACGGCGGCATCTGCGAGATGAACCGGCCCTGGGTCAACCCTTTCGCCAGCCCGGGCGTGTTCCTGCGCGTGCTCGCGGGAGGCGGTCGCGCCGCCTTTCATATTCCCGATGCGGCCTATGAGACCGAGGCGCCGCGGCCGCTGGATGGAACCTCTTTCGTGGGCTTCTTCGTCTCCCGTGCCGGCGCGATCCGCGCGGGCTATCCCGACGGGCGGCTGTTCATCTATGGCGACGACGTGCTCTATACGCTGGGCCTGACCCAGGCGGGCGGACGGCTGCTGTTCGCGCCGGACCTGGCATTCGAACACGAATGCGGCACGCAACGGGCCGGTGCGATTCCAAGCCCCCTCTGGAAGGTCTATTATACTTATCGCAATCGCTGGCTGATCTATCGCCGCGCCGCCGGCGCGTGGATCTTTCCGCTGCTGATGACGGCGATGCTGCCCAGATGGCTGGCGATCGGAGGCGCGCTGCCGCGCCCCGAAAGACGCACATGCAGGCGGCTGGTCCGGCTGGCGATCAAGGACGCCCTGCACGGCAATTTCACCCGCAGCCATGCCGAGATCGTCGCTCTCGCCAAGCCCGGGACGCCCGCCCCGCCAAGCAAGAAGTTGCGGGATGGATAG
- the rfbA gene encoding glucose-1-phosphate thymidylyltransferase RfbA, whose protein sequence is MTQTVSSPRKGIILAGGSGTRLYPITMGVSKQLLPIYDKPMVYYPITVLMLAGIREIAIITTPEDQLQFQRLLGNGSQWGLRFEYLVQPSPDGLAQAYLLAEDFLAGAPSAMVLGDNIFFGHGLPLLLAAADRRSEGGTVFGYRVADPERYGVVAFDADGKASAIIEKPEVPPSDYAVTGLYFLDGSAPARAREVKPSARGELEITTLLETYLHDGSLTVERMGRGFAWLDTGTHASLLDAGNFVRTLEQRQGLQTGCPEEIAFEAGWISGEELRARAALFSKNAYGRYLLRVLGEAG, encoded by the coding sequence TTTCGTCCCCGCGCAAGGGCATCATCCTGGCCGGGGGCTCGGGCACCCGGCTCTATCCGATCACCATGGGCGTGTCCAAGCAGCTGCTGCCGATCTACGACAAGCCGATGGTCTATTATCCGATCACGGTGCTGATGCTGGCCGGCATCCGCGAGATCGCCATCATCACCACGCCCGAGGACCAGCTGCAGTTCCAGCGCCTGCTGGGCAACGGCAGCCAATGGGGGCTGCGTTTCGAATATCTGGTCCAGCCTTCGCCCGACGGGCTGGCACAGGCCTATCTGCTGGCCGAGGATTTCCTGGCCGGCGCGCCGTCGGCCATGGTGCTGGGCGACAATATCTTCTTCGGCCACGGCCTGCCGCTTCTGCTGGCGGCTGCCGACCGCCGGAGCGAGGGCGGCACCGTCTTCGGCTATCGCGTCGCCGACCCCGAGCGTTACGGCGTGGTCGCCTTCGATGCTGACGGCAAGGCCAGCGCGATCATCGAGAAGCCCGAGGTGCCGCCCTCGGATTACGCGGTGACCGGGCTCTATTTTCTCGACGGCAGCGCACCCGCCCGTGCGCGCGAGGTCAAGCCCTCGGCCCGGGGCGAGCTTGAGATCACAACGCTTCTGGAAACCTATCTGCACGACGGCAGCCTGACGGTCGAGCGCATGGGCCGCGGCTTCGCCTGGCTCGACACCGGGACGCATGCGAGCCTGCTGGATGCCGGGAACTTCGTGCGCACGCTGGAACAACGCCAGGGCCTGCAGACCGGCTGCCCCGAGGAAATCGCCTTCGAGGCCGGCTGGATCTCTGGCGAGGAACTGCGGGCGCGGGCGGCGCTGTTCTCGAAAAACGCCTACGGGCGCTATCTGCTGCGTGTGCTGGGCGAGGCGGGGTAA
- the flgA gene encoding flagellar basal body P-ring formation chaperone FlgA, whose product MRYLALLLLLLPHSALAGAALATRTLPAGTVLAPGDVVLAADQDGGLQDVSQVVGQQLRVMVYEGRRIDPSFLSAPMLVGRNQIVTITYQKSALRIEAEGRALSAGSVGQIIRVMNNASRVTVSGRVAADGTVIVAQN is encoded by the coding sequence ATGCGGTATCTTGCACTTCTTTTGCTGTTGCTGCCGCATTCGGCGCTGGCCGGCGCCGCGCTGGCCACGCGCACTTTGCCGGCCGGGACCGTGCTCGCGCCCGGGGATGTCGTCCTGGCCGCGGACCAGGACGGCGGCTTGCAGGACGTGTCGCAGGTCGTCGGCCAACAGTTGCGGGTCATGGTCTACGAGGGACGCCGCATCGACCCCTCGTTCCTGTCGGCGCCGATGCTGGTCGGCCGCAACCAGATCGTCACTATCACCTATCAGAAATCCGCCCTGCGGATCGAGGCCGAGGGGCGCGCGCTCTCTGCCGGAAGCGTCGGCCAGATCATCCGCGTCATGAACAACGCGTCGCGGGTCACCGTCTCGGGGCGCGTCGCCGCCGACGGGACCGTGATCGTCGCGCAGAACTGA
- a CDS encoding flagellar hook-basal body complex protein, protein MDNAIYAALTRQSGLMREMRSVANNIANANTTGFRREGVVFSEYMVPLDRRGETLAMANGRGRMVDLRPGGMTQTNGQYDLALEGDGFLMVQTPQGNRLTRAGAFMTNAEGELVNSDGYQLLDDGQAPIVIPSGVGSVGIGVDGTVSADGNPVGRVGIFASPDPAKLQHEAGTLFDPGGAVEPLDDAKLRQGFLEDSNVDPVLELSRMIEVQRAYELGQSFLDQEDQRIRQTITSLTR, encoded by the coding sequence ATGGACAATGCGATCTATGCCGCCCTGACCCGCCAGTCCGGCCTGATGCGCGAAATGCGCAGCGTGGCCAACAACATCGCCAACGCCAACACCACCGGCTTCCGGCGCGAGGGCGTGGTCTTTTCGGAATACATGGTGCCGCTGGACCGCCGGGGCGAAACCCTGGCGATGGCCAACGGCCGCGGCCGCATGGTCGACCTGCGCCCGGGCGGCATGACCCAGACCAACGGCCAATACGACCTCGCCCTGGAGGGCGACGGCTTCCTGATGGTGCAGACCCCCCAGGGCAACCGCCTGACCCGCGCCGGCGCCTTCATGACCAATGCCGAAGGCGAATTGGTCAATAGCGACGGCTACCAGTTGTTGGACGACGGCCAGGCCCCGATCGTGATCCCGTCCGGCGTGGGCAGCGTCGGCATCGGCGTGGACGGCACGGTTTCCGCCGATGGCAATCCGGTCGGCCGCGTCGGCATCTTTGCCAGCCCCGACCCCGCGAAGCTGCAGCACGAGGCCGGCACGCTCTTCGATCCCGGCGGTGCCGTCGAGCCGCTGGACGACGCCAAGCTGCGCCAGGGCTTCCTGGAGGATTCCAACGTCGACCCGGTGCTGGAACTGTCGCGCATGATCGAGGTGCAGCGCGCCTATGAACTGGGCCAAAGCTTCCTCGACCAGGAAGACCAGCGCATCCGTCAGACCATCACATCGCTGACCCGGTGA
- the flgG gene encoding flagellar basal-body rod protein FlgG: MRALQIAATGMSAQQMRVEVISNNLANMSTTGYNPRRAEFADLQYQQVTRPGTLTATNGAMVPAGVQLGLGVRPASVAVMLSQGSLTQTNGDLDVAVDGAGYLEVTLPSGISAYTRDGSLKRSPEGQVVTSEGYPLVPDITIPEDARSISINPNGEVFAYFDDRVEPENLGQITLASFVNEKGLEATGSNLFLETVASGPPRVATPGQEGLGTIRGGFLEESAVDPVREIAELIKAQRGYELNSKVITAADQMLGTTVQVR; encoded by the coding sequence ATGAGAGCACTTCAGATCGCGGCGACCGGGATGAGCGCGCAGCAGATGCGCGTCGAGGTCATCTCGAACAACCTCGCCAACATGTCGACCACGGGCTACAACCCGCGGCGGGCGGAATTCGCCGACCTGCAATACCAGCAGGTGACCCGCCCCGGCACGCTGACCGCCACCAATGGCGCCATGGTCCCGGCCGGCGTGCAGCTGGGCCTGGGCGTACGCCCGGCCAGCGTCGCGGTCATGCTGTCCCAGGGTTCGCTGACCCAGACCAACGGCGACCTGGACGTGGCCGTGGACGGCGCCGGCTATCTCGAGGTGACGCTGCCTTCGGGCATCTCGGCCTATACGCGGGACGGCAGTCTGAAACGCTCGCCCGAAGGGCAGGTGGTGACCTCCGAGGGCTATCCACTTGTCCCCGACATCACCATCCCCGAGGATGCCCGCAGCATCTCGATCAACCCCAATGGTGAAGTCTTCGCCTATTTCGACGACCGCGTCGAACCCGAGAACCTGGGCCAGATCACCCTGGCCAGCTTCGTCAACGAAAAGGGGCTGGAAGCGACGGGCTCGAACCTGTTCCTGGAAACCGTGGCCTCGGGGCCGCCGCGCGTCGCGACACCGGGCCAGGAAGGGCTGGGCACGATCCGCGGCGGTTTCCTGGAAGAAAGCGCGGTAGATCCGGTGCGCGAAATCGCAGAGCTGATCAAGGCACAGCGCGGCTACGAACTGAACTCCAAGGTGATCACCGCCGCCGACCAGATGCTGGGCACCACGGTGCAGGTGCGATGA
- the flgH gene encoding flagellar basal body L-ring protein FlgH: MPYPMQSRPLVLLGAATLALSLTACGRVSQVGRVPEMTQPESSVEFQAMTSQGYGSQELPDRPDSAASLWTTSQNSLVADRRAANRGDILTVVIEIDDRAEIQNSSGRSRSSADKVSIPSLAGLPQRIDEILPEGASMDELAEAKASSSYKGSGNISRRDKLTLRVAATVVDRLPNGVLRIQGTQEVRVNYEVRELTVSGFVRPSDIGRRNEISYDRIAGARISYGGRGHISDVQQPRYGQQIADIVLPY; encoded by the coding sequence ATGCCCTACCCCATGCAATCGCGCCCCTTGGTCCTGCTAGGCGCTGCGACCCTCGCCCTTTCGTTGACGGCCTGCGGCCGGGTTTCGCAGGTCGGGCGGGTGCCCGAAATGACCCAGCCCGAAAGCAGCGTCGAATTCCAGGCCATGACCTCGCAAGGTTATGGTTCGCAAGAACTGCCCGACCGGCCGGACAGCGCGGCCTCGCTGTGGACGACGTCGCAGAATTCGCTGGTCGCGGACCGGCGGGCCGCCAATCGCGGCGACATCCTGACCGTGGTGATCGAGATCGACGACCGCGCCGAGATCCAGAACAGTTCGGGCCGCAGCCGCAGTTCGGCCGACAAGGTCAGCATTCCGTCGCTGGCCGGCCTGCCGCAGCGCATCGACGAAATCCTGCCCGAAGGCGCCAGCATGGACGAGCTGGCCGAGGCCAAGGCCTCTTCCAGCTACAAGGGCAGCGGCAATATTTCGCGCCGCGACAAGCTGACGCTGCGCGTCGCCGCCACCGTGGTCGACCGATTGCCGAACGGGGTGCTGCGCATCCAGGGCACGCAAGAGGTGCGTGTGAACTACGAGGTGCGCGAATTGACGGTCAGCGGATTCGTGCGGCCCTCGGACATCGGGCGCCGCAACGAAATCTCATATGATCGCATTGCGGGCGCGCGCATCTCCTACGGCGGCCGAGGCCATATCAGCGACGTGCAGCAGCCGCGCTATGGCCAGCAGATTGCCGACATCGTGCTGCCCTATTGA